The following are encoded in a window of Bos javanicus breed banteng chromosome 12, ARS-OSU_banteng_1.0, whole genome shotgun sequence genomic DNA:
- the HMGB1 gene encoding high mobility group protein B1 — MGKGDPKKPRGKMSSYAFFVQTCREEHKKKHPDASVNFSEFSKKCSERWKTMSAKEKGKFEDMAKADKARYEREMKTYIPPKGETKKKFKDPNAPKRPPSAFFLFCSEYRPKIKGEHPGLSIGDVAKKLGEMWNNTAADDKQPYEKKAAKLKEKYEKDIAAYRAKGKPDAAKKGVVKAEKSKKKKEEEEDEEDEEDEEEEEDEEDEEEEEDDDDE; from the exons atggGCAAAGGAGATCCTAAGAAGCCGAGAGGCAAAATGTCATCATATGCATTCTTTGTGCAAACTTGCCGGGAGGAGCACAAGAAGAAGCACCCGGATGCTTCTGTCAACTTCTCAGAGTTTTCTAAGAAGTGCTCAGAGAGGTGGAAG accaTGTCTgctaaagagaaaggaaaatttgaaGACATGGCAAAGGCGGACAAGGCCCgttatgaaagagaaatgaaaacttatattcCTCCTAAAggggaaacaaaaaagaagttcAAGGATCCCAATGCACCTAAGAGGCCTCC TTCggcctttttcttgttttgttctgAGTATCGTCCAAAAATCAAAGGCGAACATCCTGGCCTGTCTATTGGTGATGTTGCAAAGAAATTGGGAGAGATGTGGAATAACACTGCTGCGGATGATAAGCAGCCTTATGAGAAGAAGGCTGCTAAGCTGaaggaaaagtatgaaaag GATATTGCCGCATACCGAGCTAAAGGGAAGCCTGATGCAGCAAAAAAGGGAGTTGTCAAGGCtgaaaagagcaagaaaaagaaggaagaggaggaagatgaggaagatgaagaggatgaggaggaggaagaagatgaagaggatgaggaggaggaagaagatgatgatgatgaataa